The Acidobacteriota bacterium region AGGTACCTCAATCAAAAATACTGTTTCATTGGGCAGAACAGCTTTTTTGGGGCAACACATACCTGGCACTGGTCAAACCGGAGTATGGTTTCCGAAAAACTCTGGAAAAATATGTCTTTGGGCTGAAAAATGGAAAAATACGCAATGTTTTATTCTACAGATAATTTCAGTCTTTTTTTTTAAATTTCCTGGAAATGTGGGTAGAAAGACCTAGAAAAAAATTTTTCGGCCAGTAGATTGCTTATGCCAGTCAGTAGTCAGTAGTCAGTAGTAATGCCAGTTAAGAGTTGAAGCCGTTTTGGTTCTCAGTCTACGAAGTAGACGCAGGCTCGTAGCCCAGGGTGAGTCTTCGAGCCCTGGGAACCTGGCTCCATCCCTTCGGGATGAGAACCAAAAACGGCTTCAACTCTTAATTCGCATCAGTCGTTCGCTAAGTTTATTTGGTTGAATCACTTGACTGTTCGCTCATACGAGAATTTCATCGCAAACTGATATTACTGGATTTTGGAAGGAATCATTCCATGCAAGATAAGTTCAGAATCGTGTTCAGGATAGTGGTGCTCAGTGTATTTGTGATGGTAATGGGTGGGCAGGTCAGTGCAGCCACCATTCCACCCAGAACCCAATTGACCCTGAAATTTCAACGACAGGTTTTGGAATTGATCAATGCCGAGCGAAAAGAACACGGCCTGGCGCCGGTCGAACTCGATCAGTTTGCCTCAACCGTGGCTCAAACCCACGCTGAAGAACTGTCGCGCGAAAATTTTTCGAGTCACTGGAGTCGTGATGGCCGCAAACCCTATATGCGCTATGCTTTTGCTGGTGGCACGGATGCTGCGGCTGAAAATATTTCGTCGTTGTTTGGGGCCAAAATAACAGCCGATGATCCAGCGTTGGACGAATATTTGAATGACATGCACCGGTCGTTGTATGAGGAAACGCCCCCCAATGATGGCCACCGGCAAACCATCCTGAAGCCTCAAAACACCCATGTCGGCATCGGAATTGCCGTCCTGAATGGACAAATCTCACTGGTCGAAGAGTTTCTCTGCCGGTACACGGTTTTTCAGCCATTGCCGGCAATGAAAATTCCCCAGAAGGCTTCGGTTTCACTGGCTGGAAAACTGGCCCGAGCCGATTACAAACTGCGAGGGGTCGAGGTGTATTATGAACCGCTGCCGACACCGCCGGACCTTGCCTGGCTGCGAATCTCGCGTCCGTACGGCCTGCCAGACAAACATACAACGCTACGACCACAACTCACCTCGGGCGATACCTACATTGACGGAACGCGCGGTGAGATCAATCTGGCAGGCGGCGGGGCCTTTCGGTTTACCTTCAGGCCATTTGAGAAAAAGCCTGGGATCTACACGATTGTCACCTGGATAACCACCCGCGAGTTTGAAAAACCCTTCCCGGTGACAAACATTTGTATTCAAGTTGAATAACTGATTGTGTTAGAAATGAAGCATCACGTTTCCACCACAATCGGTTCGTCATCCTCCTCCTGTCAATCGCTTCACACAACCTTTGACTCAACCAGGTGCTTTCTTTCGTTTTATGCTGACCTTGCCTCAGTTTTGCATTGATGAGCGACTTCCCTTTGCCCAAACCATTCCGGCGCCGTGGTACCTTGACCCGGCAGCGCTGGATCTGGAACTGGACCGTATTTTTGCTTCAACCTGGCAACTGGTGGGCCGGACCGAACAGGTAGACGCCCCTGGAAAGTTTTTTACCGCCACTATCGGCAGAGAGCCTGTGGTTGTGGTCTGTGGCAATGACCACCAGATTCGGGCCTTTTCCAATGTCTGTCGCCATCGCGCCGGGCCAGTTTCCACCGGCGCCGGGTCGTGTTCGATCTTTCGCTGCGGCTATCACGGCTGGAGTTATGCCCTCGATGGCCGCCTGATTGGAACACCCGAATTTGACGGCGTCGAGTGCTTTCAAAAAGAAGCCTTCTGCCTGCCTCAATTTCAAGTTGCCACCTGGTTTGGACTGGTGTTTGTCAATTGTGACCCACAGGCGGCACCGCTGGATGAGTACTTTGACGGCATCGCCGACCGAATCATCCCCTTTGACGTCGAAAACATGCGCTATGCGTTTCGTAAAGACTGGTATGTGGACTGTAACTGGAAGGTTTATGTTGATAACTACCTTGAAGGCTACCACATCCCCATCGTGCATCCGGGCCTGAACAAGGAACTCGATTATGCCCAGTACCGGACTGAAACCCGACGCTATTATTCGATCCAGCATTCACCTGTCAAAAATGCCAACCGGATTCGGGTCACCGGCAATCTCGCGACAGATCGAGCTGAGTATTTCTGGATTTTTCCCAACCTGATGCTCAATGTATACCCTGATAATTTTTCCACTAATTTGATCATTCCACTTGGTCCGGAAAAAACACTCACCATCTTCGAATGGTTTTTTCTCGACCCGGAAGAACCACACGTCCAGCAAAAACTCCAGCAACAGGTTGAATTCAGCGACGAAATCCAGATTGAAGACATTCATATCTGCGAGGCGGTGCAGCGCGGGTTAAAGTCAAAAACTTATACCAGCGGGCGATATTCAGTGAAACGCGAAAACGGCGTCCATCATTTTCACCACCTCCTTGGCGAATTTCTCTTTCAAGAATCAAAAGCGCAATCTCTTTCGAAAGGCAATTCATAACCCTATGAGCATACCGAATGAAGAATTATTGATCGCATTTAAGGCCATTCTCGATTCATCGCTCAAAGCGATGGAAGACCGAGTTACCCAACAATTCAACACCAAAATTGATGGCGTTCACTCCGAACTCACCGCCAAAATTGACGGCGTTCACGCTGAACTCACCACCAAAATTGACGGCGTTCACGCTGAACTCACCGCCAAAACCGACAGTCTCCGATCCGAAATGATCGAACGCTTTGATTTTCTCGATCAAAAGATTGAAGCAGTCCGCACTGAACTCTCTGAAAAATTTGAGCTTCTCCAGACTCAGATTGACGCACTGCAGAAAGATCTTGATTACAAAATTGGTCTGGTGACGGCGATGGCCAAAGATCTTTCACGCGATGTGAAAGCATTAAGAGCCTCAATCCAGAATCTTGAGCATGATCTCAGAATTCTTAGCCGTCGGCCCCTGGAAGCTCAATCTGACGCAACACGAGCGCTCGCCCAAAACACACAGCTTTTTGACCAGATTGAACAGCTTGAAAAACGATTTCGCACACTTGAACAACAATTCAAAGCCTTCACCTACAAAAAATGAAGAGTGAAGAAACCGATTAGTGGTTAGTGGTTAGAAATCAACACTTTCGAAGAAGAACCAGTAGCCAAGAACTAACCACTAACCACTAACCACTTTCTTCATTCTTCACTCTTCATTCAAAAAAAGCTCCACCCCTAAAACATAAGGAGTAATTTTTTCATGAGAAAACAAACTTTTGAGCGATTGATACTGCTCGTGGTTCTTTGCCTGTGCCCCTTGATCTCGGATGTGCTGTGGGCTCAAGCATATCGGGGATCCATCGTGGGGATCATTACCGATCAGACCGGCAGTTCACTGGCTGGGGCCACCGTCACGGCGGTCAACGTCAGCACCGGGATCGAACGCTCCACCATCACGGCTGATGATGGGAGCTATCGAATTCCGGAACTGGCTATCGGGACCTATGAAATCCGGGTCGAGCAGTCCGGGTTTAAATCAGCCACCGTGACCAATGTGGTGGTGACCGTTGCCAGCCAGCAACGGGTAGATGCCGTCCTGCAAACCAGCAGCACCGTCTCAGATACAATTGTGGTCGAAGGGTCTGTCCCGCTGGTGGACACCACTACCAACGTGCTGGGAACGGTTTTGCAGAACAAACAAATCAGCGAACTCCCTGTCAATGGGCGTGATTTTCAAAAGCTTCTGATCATCAGCGCTGGGGCCAGCGGTGACCCAAGCGGCGCCGCCGATTCCCCTGGTTCATTTGGATTGTTTAGTTCAAACGGGAACCGTGGCCGGTCCAACAACTATTTGCTGGACGGGACGGATATGAACGATGGGTACCGCAATTTGCCAGCGATTAACCAGGGCGGGGTGTTTGGTGTCCCGGCTACTGTTCTGCCCATCGAGGCGATTTCGGAACTGGTTGTACTTTCAAATTTTGCTCCGGAATATGGTCGGAACTCAGGTGCCGTGGTCAACATCGTGACCAAGTCAGGCACCAATGAATTCCACGGGAGCGTCTTTGAATTTTTCCGAAATAATGCGCTTGACGCCCGAAACTTTTTTAACACCAAGCCCAATCCACAAACCGCGCTCCGCAATAACCAGTTTGGATTTGCGGTCGGCGGGCCAGTTGTCAAAAACAAGACTTTCTTTTTCGTCAATTATGAAGGCCAGCGCGAGCGAGTCGGTCTCAACAGTCTGGCCCGCGTGCCGGATCCGCGTGAAATCGCCTCGCTGGGCGGCGCCACCAATCCAATCATTCAGCAAATCCTGAACCGGAATCCGTGGCCGACGCCAAATATCTCAGTACCGTTGTTTGATCCATCACCCAATGCCAGCGTGACGACACCAGCATTTGCGGATTCTGACAGCGTGATTGCCAAGATTGACCATTCATTCACCACCAATGACCAGATTTCGGGACGCTACTATTTCGGTGATAGCGAACAGAGCTTTCCACTGGCCATCATCGGTGGAAACGTCCTGCCCGGCTTCAATACCAATACCCCGACCAGGGTTCAGGTGTTGTCGCTGTCCTACCTGAAGATCATTTCCAGCACACTGGTCAATGAATTGCGCTATGGCTATAACCGGTATAACCAGGGCTTTTTTGCCCAGGACAGCGATTTTGACCCAAATTCAATTGGGTTAAACACCGGTGTGACCAACCCACGGGCATTTGGCCTGCCGTTTATTCGCATCCGCAATGACGAACTGCTGGGATCTTCCATCGCTCCACTGGGAGCAACGCTTTCGGTGCCACGCGGTCGCATTGCCACCAATAACCAGATTATTGACAACGTTTCCTGGAAATTGAACAAGCACGATTTGAAGTTTGGCTATGAATTCCGCCGAACGTTTGTCAACGGCTTCTTTGACGCCGGATATCGTGGGCGAATTGATTTTGCGTCACTCGAAGACTTCCTGGATGGCCTGCCAAGTGGCGGACGCAGCGCCACTGGTGATTCACAGCGCGGCACGTTCCAAAATTCGCACGGCCTGTATCTGCAGGACAGCTTCCGACTCACCCCAAAAGTGACGCTCAATCTGGGTGTCCGGTATGACTATTTCGGGGTGCTCGGTGAAGAACGCAACCGGTTGAGCAACTTTGACTCGCAACGCGGGCTGTTTCTGACTGACCGGCTCTATGATCGTGACCCGAACAACTTCTCGCCACGTCTCGGGGTGGCCTGGGATGTGACCGGGAAAGGCAAAACCGTCATTCGCGCTGGATGGGGAATTTTCTACGACAGCTTTTCCCAGGATTTCTTTGTTGGTCAGTTGCCGTTTAATACCTTCAATCCTGGGCCAGCGTACAACCCGATTGGCGAATCACCGATTCTCTTCTCATTTTCAGCCGTGGATCGCTTAGTTCCAGGTTCGCCAGTATTTTCAGAATTTCTGGACTCAGACGTGTTTGCCGTGGACAGCAACCTGCGCACGCCGTATGTCCAAAACTTCAACCTCAACTTTCAGCAGGAACTCTTTAAGAACACAGTGCTTCAGGTTGGTTATGTTGGCTCGCAAGGCCGAAAACTCTACCGCTATCGCGACATCAACCAGCCTGGAAACCCAGCCGTCAACCCTGGGCGACCATTTGATAATGGACCATTTGCCCCATCGGGGGGGACATTCTTCTATGTGAACCAGTTTGAAAGCACCGCCGCCTCAAACTACAACTCACTGCAAACCACCCTGACCATGCGCGAACTGCGTGGATGGAACGTTTCAGTGAATTACACCTGGTCACATGCCATTGACAATGCCAGTGACGGACAGGACTTCGTTCCCAACGCCACCCAACCTGACAATAGCTTTCGACCCGATCTGGAACGCGGCAACTCCAACTATGACAGCCGTCACCGATTTGTGGTGTCATTTGTGTATCAGCTTCCAAAATTTGACGTTACCAATCGGTTCATGAACAAGATGGTCAATGGCTGGCAGATGAGCGGGCTGATCACGGTCCGGAGCGGTAATCCATTCCACGTCAACTTCTTCGACGATTTCAACGGCACCGGCGAATTCTTTCCCCGCCCGGAACTGGTGGGCGACCCGTATGCGGGCACCAGCGACCCAGATCGTTTCCTGAACCTGGCGGCCTTCCAGGTGCCATGTCAGTTGGATGCCGACGGGGCCTGTATTCCCGGCACCCAGCAGTTTGGGTCCCTGGGCCGCAACTCCCTGCGTGGGCCAAACTACCGAAACTTCGATTTTTCACTGGTCAAAACCACGAACCTGACGGAACGGCTCAAGCTTGAGTTCCGCGCTGAGTTCTATAACCTGTTCAACCATCCAAACTTTGCCAACCCGCTCCTGCCTAGCTTCCTGGCGGATGCCGGCTTTAACGGCATTGACAGCAACGGACGCGGGATCGGGTACCTGCCGTTGACGGCGACTCCGGACGTCGGCATCGGCAACCCATTCCTGGGCGGCGGCGGCGGGCGCAACATCCAGCTCGTGGCACGGTTTAGCTTCTAATTAGCTAGTAGTCAGTAGTCAGTAGATTAAACCCAGATCGTTGAATCCGTGGAATTCTTGAAAAGGATTGTTCCTAACTGACTCAAATAGAACCAAATCCACTTGACAAGAAATTCACCCCCCCAACGCTCGACTATTGACTACTGACTACTGACTACTGACTACTGACTACTGACTACTGACTACTGACTACTGACTACTGACTACTGACTAAATTATGTTTCTCGGAAAAGTTGTTGGCACCGTCTGGTCAACGCAAAAGGCGCCTGATTTAGAAGGGTTACGCTTTTTGATTGTCCATCCACTTAATCTCAATAAAGAACCGAACACCGACATTGTCGTGGTGGCGGACCGGCTTGGGGCCGGGACGGGTGAACTGGTCCTGTGTGCTTATGGAAAAGCTGCCCGTTCAGCCATGGGAGACCAGGATCTTTCCATTGAAGCGGCGGTCGTAGGCATTGTGGATCGAGTTGACCTTGACTCCGCCAATTGTCGGTCAAATGAACTCAAAGCCGAGGCACGAGAATGATATTGGGCTACCGCCAATTGTTCTCATTCGTGATAAGTACCTTACCGAAAATTTCCAGACATTTTAACCACGAAACACACGAACTACACGAAAAGAATCAACCACTTACCAAATCCAATATCTCAGGAAACTTATGACAAAGTACTTACTGATTGGACTTTGTGGTGTTGTTTTTTCTCTTTTCCCTCTGGCGGCTCTTCCCTCCTTGGCCCTCCCAGGTCAGTCACCCACCCCATCGCCAACGGAAGCTCAGCTCAAAGCCACCTATGCTGAAGCTGTCCGCCTCGCTTTACAAGATCGTCACCCCGCTGAAATCGTTACCAATTTAACCGCCATCACCGAAACCAATACCAGTTTGATGTGGAAAGGCCCGGCTGGGCAAAAAAAAGTGCTGGTTGTCACCTGGGTGGGATCTGATGAATTTGATTCAAAGGTCGGCCACCCCCCCTTCCCGACACGTGAATTGTGGGTTACGGTTGTGCCGGAATTGCAGCGGTTTTGTCGCACCCATCCAGGAGGAAAACCATCCCCCTTGCGAATCAGACAGCTTTTAGGTCTCCCTCCCGATTACCACGTCACCAAATTTGTCGAAGTCTGGGTTTCGCCAAATGACCTGTTTCGGCCCAGCCCCGACCCGGAAATCACCGACAGCCGTGCTGAACTCAACCTTGAAAACACAATCCGCACCCGACAAATAAGCTGTGATCATTTCGAATGGTTCACCAGGAACCTACGCGGGATGTATCAAACTCCAAATGGCCCTGGATTTCCCTGGACCCGCCTCGGCTACACCTATGACTGGGGGAACCCACAGAAACACATTGGGTTAAGCGAGTTTGTCGTTCGCAGAGGTGCCAGTGTTGAAGTCCGCCAGGTCATCCCAACCGATAGTTACATTCAGCAGTGACATCAATTTCTCCAACAATTTTTTGTTTGGAAGACTCATCGCCTTCAATCAACGGAGAAAGGTCAAGAGCTCTGCCTTGAGATGGATCTGGTTCTCTCAGTTTGACCTGAACTGACATTTGAGGCCGCCTCAAGGCGGAACTCTGAACTCGATCCCAATTTCCAGACAAAAAAATTGCCAGGGGCTCAAACTCGCCAGAACCAGCCCAGATGCGATACAGTTACAGTCTCATCCTCATTCCAGCTTTCATTTGACTGAACCCATGATGACTGTAATCGCCTTGATTGGTCTGTGTCTGTTCACGACCAGGGTGGAAGCCCAACAACCAGAACCGGACCTTCCCCGAGCCAGTTCAGTTCGCGGACGGTATGTTCCGGCTGACCTGTCGCCCTTTTCGACTGATGTCCAGGCGGCGATAACTCGTACCGAAAATATTGCCAAACCGCCCACCTTTGATCCCGCCACCATCCGGGAATTCTCTCTCAAGAAGGCAACCTCTTTAGATGGAGCGAATCAGAACCCGGTAGTCAGCTTTAAACAAATGATTTCGGGCGTTCCCGTTGGTGGCAGCCTGCAAATGGTCAAACCGCACGTGATCGTTCCTCCCGAATATCTGAGAACCATCGAACAACTCATTCGGTTGAATTTGTCGCTTCCGATTTATGCGCGGAATATGACTTCGACCACGACGGTTGCCTACACGTTCACCGTGTTGCACAATGGCCAGATCACCGATTTTGACAAAGAACGAACCACGGGAAGCCCCGCCCTCGACAATGTGGTTCAAAACGCACTTCGCTCGATCAGCCCATTAGAATCACCCCGAGGGATTGTCCTCACACCAGAAAACACGTCGCAACCGCTCGCTCGATTGCGGTTCTCATTGACGTATCGGCCAGGATCTTAATTCAGGGGTCAGGGGTCAGGGGCATAAGCGCCAGGATAAGAAAGCTCGTGCTCTTTCCGGTGGCATTCAATGATGTTCTTGTCGGGGTTGGGTCTCGTTCTGGCCGGGTCCGTGGGCTTCGCACCACGGCTATTACACGACGACCCTAACCACTAACCACTAGCCACTAGATGGTTTCTTCATTCTTCATTCAAAGCCTATGCCTACGCCTTCAGTTTTTTTGCGGCGAGCCAGGGGGAAATTCTCAATCATTTTGGCGCTCTTGATTGGATTCAATGGCCTTATGCCCGTTGCGTCAGCTCATGAACGCGACACAGTCACGCGCAGACGGAGAGTGACTGAACCGGCTCCGGCAGTAAAAACCAAACTGCCCGGCTCGGAAGACACCAAATCCAGACCTAAAGAGCGTGAAAAGCCTGATTTTCGGCGAAATGAGCCAGACTCAATGCCGAAAGGAACTTCCCAAAAAAACCCGAATCGTCAAACTGAAGAACCTGAGATTCGGATTGGGTTGGTGACAAACGCCGATTTTGTCTCGATTACCTGTGATGGGCCAATTGCTCGACTGGATGATGACACTTCTTTCGAACCTGAGTTCCTGGCTGACAAGAAAATCACCGTGCTGCTCAATAATGGTGAATCACGCCGCAATCAGCGTGGGAAAACCTATCGAGTACAGGTGGCAAGCTTTAAAACCCCCAAAGAAGCTGATTCCTTTGCCCGCAAACTTGGCAAAACCTTTGAAGAACCCGCCCAGACCCAGTTTGATCCCAAAACCAAAGAATATGCCGTCAGCCTTGGCGAGTATGAGTCGTCCTCGGATGCCCAGGTCCTGATGGTCCGCGTGCTCAACGCCGGGTATCGCAAGCCGTGGGTTGAACGCGTTGACACGCCCTCATCCTTGACCAAAAAGGACAGGCCCGAATGGAAGCTCCGCACAATTTCCGGCACGGGTGATGAGGTGGTGGCTAATTCCACCAAAGTGACCTTTGTGGCACTTGAACCAGAGACGGCGCCACTCAAATATTTGAATTCAACCTATCGTGGAAAACTTGAGGTCTCGCTCAACCGTCGCCAGAAAATGACCGTGGTCAATGCGTTGCCGATGGAGGAATATGTTCGCGGCGTCGTGCCAAACGAGCTTTCGCCCAATGTTTTTCCCAAACTCGAAGCCCTCAAAGCCCAGGCCGTGGCGGCCCGAACCTATGCCGTCCGCAATAAAGGGCAGTTTTCCGAGGAAGGGTTTGATTTGTTGCCAACCGCCCTGTCCCAGGTTTACGGAGGCCGCTCAACTGAACATCCACTCACCAACCGGGCGGTCGAAGAAACTCGCGGCATGGTGGCCATGTATCAGGGTGAGCCAATCAACGCGCTCTATACCTCGACCTGTGGTGGTCGAACCGAGGATGTTGAATTTGTTTTTGGAAAGCCAGTTCCCTACCTCAAAAGCGTGGTGACGGGCCCGCAAGAACGCATCCACCACACCAACCACTGGCTTGAATCAGGTCGGCGACTGGAAAACCTGACGGATATCAATGGCCGACCACTGACGCGTGAACTGGCACTGCTGGCGGTGGCCAAATTTGATTCATTCGACAAGGTCTCCACGTCATATTTGACCGGGCAGGTTTCACAGCGCGAATGCCTTGACTGGGCCGATCATCTTTCGACGCTTGCCCGCCGCAAGCCGGTTTCCGATGTTCCAAAAGTCGCCACTGATTTGGGTGGGTTTGCCCGGTTACTCTTAAATGCCCTGTATGGATCAGAATCACCCGCCCGATTGCTCACCGAAGACGATGCCGAATATCTGCTTGGCCCGGAACACACGACCATTCCAACCGGGTACCTGCTCGATGTCGCTTTTCTGGTCAAAGAAGGCGTCATTCGGCCTTACAGTGACGGCACCCTCAAAGGCCGCAGCACACTGACGCGCGGCATTGCACTGGGTATGCTGGCCCGAGCGGCAGCAATGAAGGGCATTCCAAAACTTGAATCTGGAACGGCCCGACCCTATGAAGGCAGACACCTGGTCATTCGGGGTGGAAAAGGTAAAGACGATGTAGACTTTGACCTTGGGTCACGCCTTTTTCTGTTCCGAAAGCTGGGTGGCGACTGGGTGGCAACATCACGTGCCGAATTGA contains the following coding sequences:
- a CDS encoding CAP domain-containing protein — protein: MQDKFRIVFRIVVLSVFVMVMGGQVSAATIPPRTQLTLKFQRQVLELINAERKEHGLAPVELDQFASTVAQTHAEELSRENFSSHWSRDGRKPYMRYAFAGGTDAAAENISSLFGAKITADDPALDEYLNDMHRSLYEETPPNDGHRQTILKPQNTHVGIGIAVLNGQISLVEEFLCRYTVFQPLPAMKIPQKASVSLAGKLARADYKLRGVEVYYEPLPTPPDLAWLRISRPYGLPDKHTTLRPQLTSGDTYIDGTRGEINLAGGGAFRFTFRPFEKKPGIYTIVTWITTREFEKPFPVTNICIQVE
- a CDS encoding Rieske 2Fe-2S domain-containing protein → MLTLPQFCIDERLPFAQTIPAPWYLDPAALDLELDRIFASTWQLVGRTEQVDAPGKFFTATIGREPVVVVCGNDHQIRAFSNVCRHRAGPVSTGAGSCSIFRCGYHGWSYALDGRLIGTPEFDGVECFQKEAFCLPQFQVATWFGLVFVNCDPQAAPLDEYFDGIADRIIPFDVENMRYAFRKDWYVDCNWKVYVDNYLEGYHIPIVHPGLNKELDYAQYRTETRRYYSIQHSPVKNANRIRVTGNLATDRAEYFWIFPNLMLNVYPDNFSTNLIIPLGPEKTLTIFEWFFLDPEEPHVQQKLQQQVEFSDEIQIEDIHICEAVQRGLKSKTYTSGRYSVKRENGVHHFHHLLGEFLFQESKAQSLSKGNS
- a CDS encoding SpoIID/LytB domain-containing protein, with the protein product MPTPSVFLRRARGKFSIILALLIGFNGLMPVASAHERDTVTRRRRVTEPAPAVKTKLPGSEDTKSRPKEREKPDFRRNEPDSMPKGTSQKNPNRQTEEPEIRIGLVTNADFVSITCDGPIARLDDDTSFEPEFLADKKITVLLNNGESRRNQRGKTYRVQVASFKTPKEADSFARKLGKTFEEPAQTQFDPKTKEYAVSLGEYESSSDAQVLMVRVLNAGYRKPWVERVDTPSSLTKKDRPEWKLRTISGTGDEVVANSTKVTFVALEPETAPLKYLNSTYRGKLEVSLNRRQKMTVVNALPMEEYVRGVVPNELSPNVFPKLEALKAQAVAARTYAVRNKGQFSEEGFDLLPTALSQVYGGRSTEHPLTNRAVEETRGMVAMYQGEPINALYTSTCGGRTEDVEFVFGKPVPYLKSVVTGPQERIHHTNHWLESGRRLENLTDINGRPLTRELALLAVAKFDSFDKVSTSYLTGQVSQRECLDWADHLSTLARRKPVSDVPKVATDLGGFARLLLNALYGSESPARLLTEDDAEYLLGPEHTTIPTGYLLDVAFLVKEGVIRPYSDGTLKGRSTLTRGIALGMLARAAAMKGIPKLESGTARPYEGRHLVIRGGKGKDDVDFDLGSRLFLFRKLGGDWVATSRAELIGGETIGFHLDDRERVDYLEISPAANGAASDRYSQFSWWDVRMTPDELRTQLAKNKIAVGQVIDIQPVKYGRSNRVASLEIVGTERTTVVDGLRIRSVLGVRESLFVIDRTLDEKGRVTQFRLRGRGWGHGVGMCQVGAYGLAVEGYRFDQILKHFYTGIELKRIY
- a CDS encoding EutN/CcmL family microcompartment protein, translated to MFLGKVVGTVWSTQKAPDLEGLRFLIVHPLNLNKEPNTDIVVVADRLGAGTGELVLCAYGKAARSAMGDQDLSIEAAVVGIVDRVDLDSANCRSNELKAEARE
- a CDS encoding TonB C-terminal domain-containing protein, whose translation is MMTVIALIGLCLFTTRVEAQQPEPDLPRASSVRGRYVPADLSPFSTDVQAAITRTENIAKPPTFDPATIREFSLKKATSLDGANQNPVVSFKQMISGVPVGGSLQMVKPHVIVPPEYLRTIEQLIRLNLSLPIYARNMTSTTTVAYTFTVLHNGQITDFDKERTTGSPALDNVVQNALRSISPLESPRGIVLTPENTSQPLARLRFSLTYRPGS
- a CDS encoding TonB-dependent receptor; translation: MRKQTFERLILLVVLCLCPLISDVLWAQAYRGSIVGIITDQTGSSLAGATVTAVNVSTGIERSTITADDGSYRIPELAIGTYEIRVEQSGFKSATVTNVVVTVASQQRVDAVLQTSSTVSDTIVVEGSVPLVDTTTNVLGTVLQNKQISELPVNGRDFQKLLIISAGASGDPSGAADSPGSFGLFSSNGNRGRSNNYLLDGTDMNDGYRNLPAINQGGVFGVPATVLPIEAISELVVLSNFAPEYGRNSGAVVNIVTKSGTNEFHGSVFEFFRNNALDARNFFNTKPNPQTALRNNQFGFAVGGPVVKNKTFFFVNYEGQRERVGLNSLARVPDPREIASLGGATNPIIQQILNRNPWPTPNISVPLFDPSPNASVTTPAFADSDSVIAKIDHSFTTNDQISGRYYFGDSEQSFPLAIIGGNVLPGFNTNTPTRVQVLSLSYLKIISSTLVNELRYGYNRYNQGFFAQDSDFDPNSIGLNTGVTNPRAFGLPFIRIRNDELLGSSIAPLGATLSVPRGRIATNNQIIDNVSWKLNKHDLKFGYEFRRTFVNGFFDAGYRGRIDFASLEDFLDGLPSGGRSATGDSQRGTFQNSHGLYLQDSFRLTPKVTLNLGVRYDYFGVLGEERNRLSNFDSQRGLFLTDRLYDRDPNNFSPRLGVAWDVTGKGKTVIRAGWGIFYDSFSQDFFVGQLPFNTFNPGPAYNPIGESPILFSFSAVDRLVPGSPVFSEFLDSDVFAVDSNLRTPYVQNFNLNFQQELFKNTVLQVGYVGSQGRKLYRYRDINQPGNPAVNPGRPFDNGPFAPSGGTFFYVNQFESTAASNYNSLQTTLTMRELRGWNVSVNYTWSHAIDNASDGQDFVPNATQPDNSFRPDLERGNSNYDSRHRFVVSFVYQLPKFDVTNRFMNKMVNGWQMSGLITVRSGNPFHVNFFDDFNGTGEFFPRPELVGDPYAGTSDPDRFLNLAAFQVPCQLDADGACIPGTQQFGSLGRNSLRGPNYRNFDFSLVKTTNLTERLKLEFRAEFYNLFNHPNFANPLLPSFLADAGFNGIDSNGRGIGYLPLTATPDVGIGNPFLGGGGGRNIQLVARFSF